The genomic DNA CCGATTAACTGCCGTATATACATAACTGGGTTCGGCGCGCGCTTCCGACAAGAGGAGCCTTATTTGCGCGCCTACCGCCACCCGCACCGACAAGATAGCTTCATTTACACGGAGTCATCTACTCTTTTCAAGACGGTATGCGTGATTCTGGGCTTGGCGCCCTGTTCGTTCAATCTAGCAGAACACGCTATCCTTTGGCCACCATGCGCCAAAAGACATTCAGCAGATATGGAAGTTCTCGCCAGATGGCTCGAGATTTCGTCAGCCTGAATTTAACGCTGAATCCGTACCAGCCCCAGAACAAGGCCCGATAGAACCCAGTCAAGGGAAGATCGCACAGGAAGCGGGTGAAGGGCCGAAGAAAGGGAAACTCAACGATCAAGCCGAACAGCTTGTGCAGATTCTCGACCCGGCGCTTTTCCCCGGCATCCTTAAAATCAAGCATCGATGATCGTTTGTTGGTTTCCGTGTACTCAAGTTCCCCGGAAAGGTAGCCGTTGTTTCTCGCATATGCCTCGATCGGGGTGCCGGGATAGGGATAAAGGATCGAAGACCAGCCGTAAGTCGGTCGGATGGCGATATTGAGATCCAACGTTTCCAGATCAATTTCAAACGGGTTGCTGACCGGCAGGCCAATCAGATTCTGAGTTGTCAGCTTGACGCCATGCAACTTTAAAATGCGCGCAGCCTTCATGACTTGTTCGTTGGACAGATTGCGCTGCAAGATTTCGTTGGCCGCTTTTTCGTTACCGCTTTCAATACCCATCCAAACGAGCGTTAGCCCGGCATCAGCCAAAGCGGCAATATCCACCTCGCGGATGGCGTTGGCGCGCATTGCGGCAAAGAAGGGCAAGCCAATTTTTTGCTTGTAAAGATCCCGGAATTCGTCAATCCAGCCCAAAGGCTTCTGATTGAAAACATCATCAACGAAGGCGACAGTCTCCAGACGATAATGTTCTTTCACCCAAGCGATCTCATCGACGACCTGCTTGGCCGTGCGGGCGCGCAAAACCTTGCCTAGACCCTTGTGGTCCTCGTTGAACCGGGCATTGAAACAGTAGGCGCAATGATAGGGGCAGCCCCGCCCCGCCATAAAATATTTAATCCCGGAACGCGCCAAGTTCGGATCGGCGTCGTAGATGATCCGGCGGTCAGGAAAGGGAAGCTCGGCCGGGTCGACCAGCGGAGCCAGGGCGTTGCGGTAGATCACCCCCCTGTGCCTTACATGAAAAGTTGGGGTTTCCCACCAGGGTTCTCCTGCCTCTAGACGACGGCAGAGCTCAACGAAAGTCGTATCTCCTTCGCCAATGCACAGCGCATCGATATTCTCGTCTTCAAGAAAGTCGTGGCGAAAAATTGAGTGCGGCCCGCCAAAGACGGAAATAAAGGAGAATTGGCGCTTTAGATCGCGATTTAATTCAGCGAGGGCCACATGTTCGCCGGTCATGGCGCTATAGCCGATGACTTGGGGAGCAAAGCTCGAGATTATCTGGGCAAAGTCCTTTGCAGGCGTCGGCCCGAGGATGGCGAGGCGCACCTCATGCCCCGCAGACTTAAGCACGGCGCTTAGTTGGCTGATGGCCAGCCTTTCAACCGCAATGGAATCTTTGAAAATCAGAAGGATGCGCATGCGCGCAACATAGCCGATCGATGCGCTTTTGCATACCCAGACCGATTGACTTGAGGTGGGGGGAAGGGTATGCTTCGGCGGCAGATATTACCATTTAATATCAAGGGGTTCTTGGGTGGCATCCGAAAGACAAGGTCATCGGTTTTTTGTTCCGGCCATTGTGGTCGGCCTGATCGTTCTGGCCGCGCATTCGTGCTGGATCCTGTCCGACGCCCGTTTTCTGGATGGCACCTATTTTGAGTATTTCATCGAGCAGGACAATTGGGGCGTCCTGACTTGGAACATGTATGGCGTCCTCATGCATCCTTGGGCATGGCTCATGTGGCCGTTTATGGGTACGGACAATCCGGGGTTGGCATTCAGGATTGTGGAATGGGCCTGCATAGCCATCATCGCCATGGCCGTTCAGCGCATAGCCGCAAAGCACGCCCGCCTTGATGTCGCCGAGAGTATGTTTCTTGCCCTGGCCGTCGCGCTTTTTCCTTCTTACAGCGCGGCCATGATGTCCAGCACCGTCATCTATATCTTCCCAACGGCTTTGTTTTATGTCGGTTGGGCGATCTATTTCGACGCTGCGCTATCGGCAAAGGAATGCCTCTGGCTGCGCCTGCTTCCTGTGCCAATCTGGCTGTTGGCTTTTTTTCACAACTCGCTGCTCAGCTTTCATGTTGGCTTCACTGTCCTGTTGCTCGCGCTATCAATCGCACATAGGTCGGCGCCCTTTGAAAGTGCGGGGGGCGTCATTCGTTTTCTTCTGTCCTTCTTGCGCAAGAACGCGCTGGTGGCAGCGCTTCCTTTTCTGTTCTTTGCCCTGCGCGCCTTGTCCTTTCCCGCCGACAGCCCCTTTGGCACGCATAACAACCTAGTTTTCGATCCGGCGCGCAATGTCCGCGCCTTTCTGGGCGGCTTCCATCACCATGTATCGATGAATCTGTCCTCGGCCTTTCTGGGTCAGGAATGGCTTCTAGGTCTCGTACTGGCAATCCTAGGCGGCTGGCTTGCGCTTAGATGGCGCAAAAATGGTCAGGCGCTGTCAACTTTCTGGATCGCCGCCTTGGGCGTTATGTTCGCTGTGCTGGCGATTTTGCCCTATGCTGCCGTAGCCAAAGCCGCGCCGCTGCAAAGTTTCGGCGCCAGATACGGCATTCTGTCCGGCTTGGGCGGCGGCCTTATCCTGCTCGCCGTCTGGCGTTCACTTCCGCTCGCCAAGCGCTGGCGCACATTGTTTGGCGCCTTTCTTCTGGCGGGATTGGCCTTGCGCGGCATATCGGACGACCTGATGTGGCTAGGCCGCTGGGCCAAGGACAGAGCTGCCATTGCCGCATTGGCTCAGCACCCCCCGCCGCAGCACGGAACGATCTTGCTATGGCAAGACGACTGGCGAATCGGCAACGAATCCTACCGACCGTTTGAACTGGCTTGGTTCTTCAATAAAGCCTGGGGTGGAGAGTTCTGGGGCGGTATTGATCTGCTGGAACGCGGGCCGGACTCGCTTGTCTATGACGGAAACGCTTTCTTCAAGATTAAGGACAAGCACTTGCTTCGTGACTTCGAAAGCAATGGCTGCCTCCGCAACGCCACGGTGCTTCCAACCCTTCCCACGCCTGACGCCAAGCATCTGGGCATGTCCTATTTGGGATACCACCTATTTGACAACAAAGGCTTAGACGGCTTCCTGTCTCGACTGCTCAAGGTCAATCTGGGACCGGAAGACTGTCAAACCCTGCCCGAACTGCTAAAGCAGGACATTCCCTATCCAAAAAGCAATTAGGGTTTTGGCAGGTTGATTCTCTTTTCCATGATGTAGCGAGGACGGTGGCGCACTTCTTCATAGATGCGCCCGATATATTCGCCCAGCAAACCAATGCCGGTCAGCTGTACGCCGCCCAGAAACAAGGTCAATACGATCAAGGTCGGAACGCCAAGCGGGTAGTGCGTGCCCGCCAGGAATGTAATGAAGATGAAAAGAATGCCGACGATGCTAAGTGTCGCAATGGCGGCGCCCGTCCACATCAGAAGCGACAAGGGGGCTGTGGAAAATCCGATCAAACCATTCAAACCGATCCGCATCGACCCCAAAAGCCGGTTGTAATTGCCCTGCCCGAAGGCGCGCTCCTCGCGGTCGTACTCGACCGCGGCCTGCTTGAATCCGACGAAAGCCACTAGGCCGCGCAGAAAACCATGGCGCTCGGGAAGCTGGCGCAATTCTTCGATCACGCGCCGCGTCATCAGCCGGAAATCGCCGGTGTTTCGCGGGATTCGTATATCCGACAGCCTGTTGATCACCCAATAGCCGAAAACGGAGACCAGCAGCTTGACCCAGGTTTCGCCCTTGCGGGAACGGCGCGTGGCATAGACCACGTCAAACCCGTCCAGATGCTTCTTATAGAGATCGGCGATCAATTCCGGCGGATCTTGCAGATCGACGTCGATGACCACGCAGGTCTGGCCAGAACATTCCAGAATGCCCGCCATGGTGGCCGATGGCTGACCGAAACGTCGGCTCATGACGATCAGACCGATATTGGGATTGGCTTGGATGGCCTGTTCGATCACCTCTTCCGTACGGTCGGGGCTGGGGTCGAGGACGAAAATCAGCTCGTAGGGTCCGATGGCCTCCAGCACGGGAACAGTGCGCGACAGAAAGGGGCCGATATTGGCCTCTTCTTTGTAGACGGGCACGATGACCGAGATCAGAGGTGCGGGCTTTGTCATATCGACTAGAGAATCCTGAATCCGGCTTGGGTGGCGTCCTTGAAGAACATCTTGACCGTGTCCAACGAGAAATCGTCAAGGTCGGACCCGGCCAGCTTGCGTTTCGACAAGATGTCCGGCGGCACGGTGATGATGTGGCAGCCAGCGTCCTGGGCTTGGTAAAGATTCAAAAACTCCCGCGTGCTTGCCCAGAGCAGTTCGGCCTTGGGCAATCCCTTCAAGAGGGCCGCCGATTCGCGCATGATGGGCATTGGGTCGCGCCCGGTGTCGGCAATGCGGCCCGCGAAGACCGAGACGATGGCGGGCGTATCGGCATGCAAGGCGCCAGCGACGGCGCGGACCTGATCCAGGGTGAGAATCGCCGTGACATTGAGCCGGAAACCTTCCTGGGCCAGCTTCTTGATCATCGGCACGGTGCTTTCGCGCCTGGTGTTCGTGATCGGCACCTTGATGAAAGTATTGCCACCCCAGCTGGCGATCTTGCGCGCCTCTCGCTCCATGTCGGGAATGTCGTCGGAAAAAACCTCGAACGACAAAGGCAGGTCCGGGATGGCGGCGATCGCCTCGCGCGCGAACTTTTCGTAATCCGAAACGCCCGCCTTGCGCATCAAGGTGGGATTGGTTGTAAAACCCTGAACGCTGCCCTCGGCGTGCAGACGTTTCATGGTATCGATCTCGGCGCCGTCCATATACAGCTTGATGGTCAGACTCGCACTCATTTACCCGGTTCCAAATGGTCAAAAGAGGGGCGTACTCTAATCCGCCAGCCTCGGTACCGCAACCTTGACAGAAGCCAGCCTAACCCCGAAGGTTCCCAGCCATGAACCAGCGACGTTTTGCCCTGATCGACCGCGACGGCACCATCAATGTCGAGCGCGATTATTTGTCCAATCCCAATGAGTTGGCGTTGATTCCGGGGGCCGCCCAAGGTCTGCGGGAGTTGCAGGGGCTGGGCCTGGGCCTAGCCATTGTCACCAATCAGTCGGGCATCGCCAGGGGCTATTTCTCTCAAGATACCCTGGACGCCATCCACCAGCGCCTGAAAGCCATGCTGGCTGGCGAGGGCGTCAATCTGGATGGCCTATATGTGTGCCCCCACGGCCCCAACGAGGAGTGCCAATGCCGCAAGCCCCTGCCCGGCATGGCCCTTCAGGCGGCAAAAGAGCTGAACTTCAACTTGGAGCGGGCCTTCGTCATTGGCGACAAGGCCGCCGATGTCGATCTGGGCAAGGCTGTGGGGGCCACCAGCATCCTGGTCCGCACCGGCTATGGCCGCCAGCATGAAGCGAAATGCAGGCCAGACCACGTTGCTGATGATCTTTTGGCGGCAGCGCAATGGATCGCTTTACAGATCAAGGGTGACAGTGGTAACTAGCCGACATGTCGACGCACGAGGATTTCCGCGAGAAAACAGATGTAAAGCAAGGCTCGGACAGGGGCTTTGGCCTTGTTTTCACCGTCTTTTTTGCAATTGTTGGCCTTTGGCCGCTGATCGGCGCTGCCCAGCCCCGCCTGTGGGCCTTGGGCTTGGCCGCCTTGTTCCTGGCCGTTTCCCTCATTCGCCCATCGCTTTTGAAGCCCTTGAACCGGGTCTGGTTCCTGTTCGGCCTGCTGCTGCACAAGATCGTCAGCCCCTTGATCATGGGCCTGCTGTTCTTTGTAACCGTGACCCCGACGGGCATCATCATGCGGGCGCTTGGCAAGGACCCTTTGCGCTTGAAGCGCGACCCGAACGCGGCAAGCTACTGGATTATGCGCGACCCGCCCGGCCCCGATGCGGGCGGCATGACCCGTCAATTCTAAGCGAAGAGAGCAAAAGCAGATGTCGTTCCTGGCCGAATTGTGGATGTTTCTGAAGGTGCGCAAGAAGTTCTGGCTGCTGCCCATTCTGATCATGATGGTGGTCTTCGGCGGACTGATCGTGCTGAGCCAAGGCTCGGCCGTCGCCCCCTTCATCTACACGCTGTTCTAAACCAGATGATCGTCCTCGGCATCTCGGCCTTCTATCACGATTCGGCGGCCGCCCTGGTCAAGGACGGACGCATCGTGGCGGCAGCGCAGGAGGAACGCTTCTCGCGCAAGAAGCATGATGCCGGTTTTCCCAAAAACGCCATCGCCTATTGCCTGGCCGAGGCGGGCGTTTCGGCCAGCCAGATCGACCATGTCGCCTTCTACGACAAGCCGTTCTTGAAGTTCGAGCGCCTGCTTGAAACCTATGTCGCCATGGCGCCCAAGGGGTTCACAAGTTTCAAAACCGCCATGCCGGTCTGGCTGAAGGAAAAGCTGTTCCAGAAGGATCTGCTGGCCAAGGAATTGAAAAATTGGGACAAAAGCGTCAACTGGACCGAGCGCCTGTTGTTCGCCGAACATCATGTCAGCCATGCCGCCTCCGCCTTTTTCCCCTCGCCCTTCGATGAGGCCGTGGTCCTGACCATGGATGGCGTGGGCGAATGGGCCACCACCTCGGCGGCCATCGGCAAGGGGTCTGACCTAAAGGTCATCAAGGAAATCCACTTTCCGCATTCGCTGGGCCTTCTTTACTCGGCTTTCACCTATTACACCGGCTTCAAGGTCAATTCCGGCGAATACAAGGTGATGGGTCTGGCCCCTTACGGCGAACCCAAATACGCCAAGCTGATTTTCGACCATATCCTGGACGTCAAGCCCGACGGGTCCTTCCATCTGGATCAAAGCTATTTCGATTACTGCACGGGCCTTCGCATGACCAATGCGAAATTCGACGCCTTGTTTGGCGGCCCGCCCCGCAAGTCCGAGGAAAAGCTCGACCAGCGCCACATGGATCTGGCCGCTTCGGTCCAGGCGGTGACGGAAGAAGTGGTGCTGCGCCTTACCCGTTCGCTGGCCAAGGAAACCGGCATTCCGAATTTGTGCTTGGCGGGCGGCGTGGCGCTCAATTGCGTCGCCAACGGCCATGTGGCGCGCGACGGCGCGTTCAAGAATGTCTGGATTCAGCCCGCCGCCGGCGATGCGGGTGGCGCTTTGGGGGCAGCACTTGCCGCCAGCCATATGCAATTGGCCCAGCCTCGCGCCCGCCAAGATGGCCAGGACGCCATGCAAGGCTCGTATCTGGGTCCCGCCTTTTCCCAAGCCGAGATCGAAAAACGCCTGACCCAGGCGGGTGCTCGCTTCCAGGTGTTAAGCGAGGCTGAAATGATCGGGGCCTGCGCCCAGTCCCTGGCCGACGGCAAGGCGCTGGGCTGGTTCCAGGGACGCATGGAATTCGGCCCCCGGGCCTTGGGTGGACGTTCGATTTTGGGCGACCCCCGTTCGCCCTCCATGCAAAAGACCCTGAATTTGAAGGTTAAATACCGCGAATCCTTCCGCCCCTTCGCGCCCAGCGTACTGCGCGAAGACGTGGCCGACTGGTTCGAACTGGATGGCGACAGTCCCTATATGCTGCTGGTCGCTCCGGTCAAGGAAGCGCATCGACGCGCCATGACGGACCAGGAACAGGCCCTGTTCGGCATCGAAAAGCTGAACGTGCCCCGCTCCAGCATCCCCGCCGTCACCCATGTCGATTACTCGGCCCGCATCCAGACCGTGCATGCAGGCACCAACCCGCGCTATCATGCCTTGATTTCCAGGTTCAAGGAGCTGACCGGGTGCCCGGTGGTCGTGAACACCAGCTTCAATGTCCGAGGCGAGCCTATCGTGGGGTCGCCCGAGGATGCTTTCCGCTGTTTCATGGGCACCGAGATCGAGGCCTTGGCCGTCGGCAACTGTTTGATGCTGAAGGAAGAACAGGACCCGGCCCTGAAGCTGGACTACAAGGACAAGTTCGAACTGGATTGATCTGTCCTAGGAGGTCTGCATGACCTGGCCTCCGATCCTGCGCCCCTATGCTCATCTGATCTTCGCCCTGCCCGTCTATGGCCTGACCCTGAAGGCGCCGCCTTTGGACACCCTGGCCCTGGGACCCGCCGACCCTTGGCCGGGCGACGCCGCTAGGGCGGAAGGATTGATCTCGGGCGCGTTGGAGTTGGACAACCCCCACGATTTTGGCGAACTGCCCGATATCCGGGCGATGGGCGACCGGCTGGCCAACGCCTGGGCCAAACAAAAGCTGCGCGCCTGGCTGGATCGCAACGCCCGCTGGAGCGAGGCGGCCTGGACACCTGAAACCATCGGCCTTCGGCTGTCCAACTGGCTGAAACATGCGCCCTGGCTGCTTGACGACGGCGAACCCGGCCTCGCCCAGGACCTGAGGACGGCGGCCTCGCTGCAAGCCCGCCACTTGGCCCGCACCCTGAACTGGCCGCCCGAGGGGCGCCCCCGGCTGGCATCGGCCAAGGGGCTTCTTCTTTGGGCCTTGGCCGAGTCAAACGAAGACCTTCTGGCCTTGGCGGCAAATGCCTTGTCCGTTGAGCTGGCCCAACAGATACAGCCTGACGGAGGCCACATCAGCCGCAGCCCGGCGGTTCATCTGGACGTGCTCAAAGACCTGATCGACTTGAAGATCTGGCTGAACGCCGCCAATCGGGAATTGCCCGAAGGATTGCAAGGAGCGCTCGACCGCATGGGACCCATGGCGCGCTTCTGGCGCATGGGCGATGGCACGCTGGCCCATTTCAACGATACCGGCCATGTCCCGGCCGCCCAACTTTCCCTGGCCCTGGCCTTGTGCGGCAGCCGGGGCAAGCCGATGCCCAGCGCGCCCCATTCGGGATTCGAACGCTTAAGCGCCGGAAGAACCCTGGCCATCATGGATACAGGGAAACCGGCCAGTGACATCCACGCCCATGCCGGGACCTTGTCTTTCGAATTATGCGTGGGAAAGCAAAGAGTCGTCGGCAATATGGGCATGGCGCCTTTTCGCCAGCAGGAATGGCGCCAAGCCCTTAAGCACACCGCCGCCCATTCCACGGTAACGGCGGGAAACGCCGATTCCCAGCCCCTAACGGTGAGCGCCGAGCGCCAGGAAGACCAAGGGGCGGTATGGGTCAACGCCAGTCATGACGGCTATCTGCTTTCACACGGCCTCACGCACAAGCGCCGCTTGCATCTGGACGGTCAGGGAACGGTTTTACGGGGCGAGGACAGTTTGGAAGGCAAGGCGGGCGTTGACGTGGCCTTGCGGTTTCATCTCGATCCATCGGTACAGGCAGCGCTTTCGGGCGACGCCAAAGCCGTTTTGTTGAAGCTAGCGGATGGCGCCGGGTGGCGGTTCAGAGCCAAGGGGGCCTTGATCGAGATGGAATCCAGCGCCTTCAAATCGGGCGACGATCCGCCCAAGCGCAGCCAGCAGATCGTGCTGAAAGGTCAAACCGGAGAGGGGGGGGCCTTGGTCAAATGGGCCTTTGATTCTTTGGGCAAGCGTTGACAAGCCCAGCCAGCCCACTTAAATCTCGCCGTTCCGCAAGGATAAGGGGTATCGAATGACTTCGCTGAAAATTGCCGTCGTGGGGCTGGGTTACGTTGGCCTGCCCTTGGCCGTGGCTTTGGCCCGCAAATTTGAAGTGATCGGCTTCGATATCGACCAGCGACGAATAGCCGAACTTAAACAAGGACATGACCGCACAGGCGAGGTCGAACAGGCCCCCATGCGTTCAACCACGGCGCACCTGACAGCCAAGCCCGAAGACATGTCCCCGGCCAAGGTCTTCATCGTCACCGTCCCCACCCCCGTCACCCCCGACAACAAGCCCGACTTGGGGGCCGTACTCTCGGCTTGCCGCAGTGTGGGCAAGGTGATGGGCAGGGGATCGATCGTGGTCTTCGAAAG from Alphaproteobacteria bacterium includes the following:
- a CDS encoding B12-binding domain-containing radical SAM protein codes for the protein MRILLIFKDSIAVERLAISQLSAVLKSAGHEVRLAILGPTPAKDFAQIISSFAPQVIGYSAMTGEHVALAELNRDLKRQFSFISVFGGPHSIFRHDFLEDENIDALCIGEGDTTFVELCRRLEAGEPWWETPTFHVRHRGVIYRNALAPLVDPAELPFPDRRIIYDADPNLARSGIKYFMAGRGCPYHCAYCFNARFNEDHKGLGKVLRARTAKQVVDEIAWVKEHYRLETVAFVDDVFNQKPLGWIDEFRDLYKQKIGLPFFAAMRANAIREVDIAALADAGLTLVWMGIESGNEKAANEILQRNLSNEQVMKAARILKLHGVKLTTQNLIGLPVSNPFEIDLETLDLNIAIRPTYGWSSILYPYPGTPIEAYARNNGYLSGELEYTETNKRSSMLDFKDAGEKRRVENLHKLFGLIVEFPFLRPFTRFLCDLPLTGFYRALFWGWYGFSVKFRLTKSRAIWRELPYLLNVFWRMVAKG
- a CDS encoding glycosyltransferase family 2 protein; translation: MTKPAPLISVIVPVYKEEANIGPFLSRTVPVLEAIGPYELIFVLDPSPDRTEEVIEQAIQANPNIGLIVMSRRFGQPSATMAGILECSGQTCVVIDVDLQDPPELIADLYKKHLDGFDVVYATRRSRKGETWVKLLVSVFGYWVINRLSDIRIPRNTGDFRLMTRRVIEELRQLPERHGFLRGLVAFVGFKQAAVEYDREERAFGQGNYNRLLGSMRIGLNGLIGFSTAPLSLLMWTGAAIATLSIVGILFIFITFLAGTHYPLGVPTLIVLTLFLGGVQLTGIGLLGEYIGRIYEEVRHRPRYIMEKRINLPKP
- a CDS encoding transaldolase; the protein is MSASLTIKLYMDGAEIDTMKRLHAEGSVQGFTTNPTLMRKAGVSDYEKFAREAIAAIPDLPLSFEVFSDDIPDMEREARKIASWGGNTFIKVPITNTRRESTVPMIKKLAQEGFRLNVTAILTLDQVRAVAGALHADTPAIVSVFAGRIADTGRDPMPIMRESAALLKGLPKAELLWASTREFLNLYQAQDAGCHIITVPPDILSKRKLAGSDLDDFSLDTVKMFFKDATQAGFRIL
- the gmhB gene encoding D-glycero-beta-D-manno-heptose 1,7-bisphosphate 7-phosphatase, with protein sequence MNQRRFALIDRDGTINVERDYLSNPNELALIPGAAQGLRELQGLGLGLAIVTNQSGIARGYFSQDTLDAIHQRLKAMLAGEGVNLDGLYVCPHGPNEECQCRKPLPGMALQAAKELNFNLERAFVIGDKAADVDLGKAVGATSILVRTGYGRQHEAKCRPDHVADDLLAAAQWIALQIKGDSGN
- a CDS encoding carbamoyltransferase, which encodes MIVLGISAFYHDSAAALVKDGRIVAAAQEERFSRKKHDAGFPKNAIAYCLAEAGVSASQIDHVAFYDKPFLKFERLLETYVAMAPKGFTSFKTAMPVWLKEKLFQKDLLAKELKNWDKSVNWTERLLFAEHHVSHAASAFFPSPFDEAVVLTMDGVGEWATTSAAIGKGSDLKVIKEIHFPHSLGLLYSAFTYYTGFKVNSGEYKVMGLAPYGEPKYAKLIFDHILDVKPDGSFHLDQSYFDYCTGLRMTNAKFDALFGGPPRKSEEKLDQRHMDLAASVQAVTEEVVLRLTRSLAKETGIPNLCLAGGVALNCVANGHVARDGAFKNVWIQPAAGDAGGALGAALAASHMQLAQPRARQDGQDAMQGSYLGPAFSQAEIEKRLTQAGARFQVLSEAEMIGACAQSLADGKALGWFQGRMEFGPRALGGRSILGDPRSPSMQKTLNLKVKYRESFRPFAPSVLREDVADWFELDGDSPYMLLVAPVKEAHRRAMTDQEQALFGIEKLNVPRSSIPAVTHVDYSARIQTVHAGTNPRYHALISRFKELTGCPVVVNTSFNVRGEPIVGSPEDAFRCFMGTEIEALAVGNCLMLKEEQDPALKLDYKDKFELD
- a CDS encoding heparinase II/III family protein, with product MTWPPILRPYAHLIFALPVYGLTLKAPPLDTLALGPADPWPGDAARAEGLISGALELDNPHDFGELPDIRAMGDRLANAWAKQKLRAWLDRNARWSEAAWTPETIGLRLSNWLKHAPWLLDDGEPGLAQDLRTAASLQARHLARTLNWPPEGRPRLASAKGLLLWALAESNEDLLALAANALSVELAQQIQPDGGHISRSPAVHLDVLKDLIDLKIWLNAANRELPEGLQGALDRMGPMARFWRMGDGTLAHFNDTGHVPAAQLSLALALCGSRGKPMPSAPHSGFERLSAGRTLAIMDTGKPASDIHAHAGTLSFELCVGKQRVVGNMGMAPFRQQEWRQALKHTAAHSTVTAGNADSQPLTVSAERQEDQGAVWVNASHDGYLLSHGLTHKRRLHLDGQGTVLRGEDSLEGKAGVDVALRFHLDPSVQAALSGDAKAVLLKLADGAGWRFRAKGALIEMESSAFKSGDDPPKRSQQIVLKGQTGEGGALVKWAFDSLGKR